In Mastacembelus armatus chromosome 5, fMasArm1.2, whole genome shotgun sequence, a single genomic region encodes these proteins:
- the camk2n1a gene encoding calcium/calmodulin-dependent protein kinase II inhibitor 2-like, whose protein sequence is MSEVLPFNEEKMSHYGNEDDEGHLSFTCRLQDTNNFFSGAQNKRPPKLGQIGRSKRVVIEDENGDNEALKNGTEKTPADA, encoded by the exons ATGTCGGAAGTGCTGCCATTCAACGAAGAAAAAATGAGTCATTATGGAAATGAGGACGACGAGGGACACCTTTCCTTCACCTGTCGTCTTCAAGACACCAACAACTTCTTCAGTGGTGCACAGAATAAACGTCCGCCGAAACTCGGACAAATAGGCAGGAGCAAACGGG ttgtgattgaggatgagaATGGCGACAACGAAGCACTGAAAAATGGAACAGAGAAGACCCCAGCAGATGCTTAG